cgtcccctccatcctttgctcgtcgccctcgcccggttggccaaaagcgggcgcaacgggcagcgaggggaggatcccccctatcgccccaggAGGTCATCTCGGCACCCCCCCACGCGCGTACACCTTATTCTCGCATCAAAAAACGGAGGAACGGATGTAtaaggtcttccaagagtggaggGTCGcaactgaccccacggagaagaggtttcttcaatcgatgctcgagaacatGTAGGTGGATTTGGATGCCACGAGGGCACAGGTGGGGGGCTCAGACGCGGGCTCAAATAccccgggtggcggcggcgaggaCAGCGGCgacgatgaggagtagagagcgGCGAGGCTCGTGTGTGAAAGtccgttttttttaaaaaatcatgtattctttttatctatgtacctttttttttaatgaaatgaataaattttcccgtatatgtctcataaatttaattccgtaatttatcgtaaatttaattctgtaaatgtagttgtttttgaattatttttattgcggctagcctgtggctggCCTTAGACTAacctatttgattaaaataatgacGTGGCAGGAAAAGAGAGTGGTGTGACTgacctatggctggcctattgccACTGGTAATGCTCTAAAATTCCTATATTACCATTATTTAATCTGAGGATGGTTTCCAATCCATAAACAATAAACAGCAATATTAAATCGCAAATAAATTTGGCTGACTAGCATTGGTCGATAGGTTGCCTAAAGGTGAACCTTGCCGTAGCAGAGCTAATCTAGATAGATCCGGGTTACTCTATCGTTCTCCGTACATTCGTACATTCGATCTAATTGCAATttgaaaaccctaattttcagCTCGATCAGAATTGGGGGTTTTTTCAGCGAACTGCAAAATGCCTCAGAAGAATGGAGCTGAACAATCGGATGCCAGTGGTTCGATGCCAAAATCGCAGcgcacaaaaataattaaatcctcaGATGACAGTGAAAAAAAGGTGATTGTCACTATtatgaattgttttttttttttcccaataaTTCGATTGCTAAGCAAAATTCGGTGTTAAATTGAAACTCGAAGTTGAATCGAAGTCCTTAGTTCCTTATCTTCTTTCGAATTTCTCAATCCAgcatttgtaattttttttgctgGTTGTGTagaatttggctaaaaagATTAAAGATACAGAAATTTGTGTACCCATTGTGTATGGTAACATTGCATTTTGGCTTGGTAAGAAGGCGAGCGAGTAAGtgtatttctttctttttattccctcatttttactttgactatttttcatcattttaagtCCTATATTTTGGTAAGTTTGTAGTGTTTGATAAACTTCTGGTTTGGTTCTGCATTGTTTCATTTCGTGTTTCTTAGGTACCAGTCACATAAATGGACAGTTTATGTCCGTGGATCAACCAATGAGGACCTAGGAGTAGTGGTTAAACGTGCCGTTTTTCAGCTGCATTCGAGTTTTAATAATCCCACAAGGATTATTGATAGCCCTCCTTTTGAGTTATCAGAATCAGGATGGGGTGAATTTGAAATCGCTATCACCCTTCATTTTCATAGTGATGTTTCCGATAAGCCGTTGCACTTGTGAGTTGTTTTTTCCATGCCATGTACGTGTATAGAATAAGAGCAGTCCTGTCCAGTGACCAGTCTTAGCAACTATATAGTTCacacacaatatatatatatagtcttgAACTCGAGCCTTCTTTCTTTGattgaatttcaaataagATTGTATTTTGTCATTTGAATTGTTTATAGGTTTCATCATTTGAAGTTATATCCTGAGGATGAGTCTGGTCCGCTATCCACGAAGAAGCCTGTCGTTGTGGAATCTTATGATGAAGTTGTTATCTCAGAGCCTTCTGAGGCTCTCTTTGCCAGGTTGCAACATCATCCTGCAGTTATTGTGCCTAGACTGCCTGCGGGCTTTACTTTGCCTCCTGGTAAGTTCTGCTTATAGCATTGGTTAGTAAAGGTTTTGCTATCACTGCATTTTATGATGGTATTTGCGTTCTATATCTTTTGCTCCACGCCACTGGGCTTCAAGAtgctatttttaaatgtgTTCTTGCAGTACCTATTGAGGATCTCGAGAACAGGAACAGAGGTGGCACCAAAGATCACAATCCCCTGAACCAGTGGTTTTCCAAATTTTCTGAGGCGGATGAGCTGCTAAGACTTGCTGCAGCTCGTGAGCAGGTTATAAGAGTATACTTTAGGCATCtacatgaaatattaataatctGATCTAATAAGTTTTTTAGATGGTGGATCTTGACTTTAAAATGATTGAGTTTATCtctttgaaaaattaaaactaaaagcaGAGAATTAAAGCATGGAAACTGTCAAAAGGTATATAGCTAAAGTGATGATAAGATTTAATATGTGGGATGTGTGCGATATTTGTTTATTGACTTTTGCTAGTAAAATGTTGAACATATAGAAGGGAAATGATGAAGGTAGAAATGAGAAGTTAAATGGTTTCACATGCTGCCTAGTATTTGATAAAAACTGCTTCGTTATACTTGAAGAATGTGCATgacaaaaattagaatatcaGATATATGTATAACTCCAAATGGACTTTCATCAGACGCTGTATATTGTTTCCATTGTTGGGCCAAAGGGAATTCAGTTTAGGAGCTAATCGTGTCCCAGCAGCCCCTTCAATAGaagcaaaataatactccctctgttccacagtaatagaggcgtttcgttttgagctctcgttttgaaaaaatgataataaatagttaaagtggagatagagtaaagtaagagagagaataatgtagtgaagagtcttatctacaatattctctctcttactttactctttctccactttaactatttattattattttttcaaaatgagtgctcaaaacgaaacgcctctattactgtggaacggagggagtactatattacaACAACAATAGTCATCCATCACTTTCATGGTTGCTAAGGTTCGATGTTTACGGATTGTGTGattcaaataacacataatgCAATCTTTGAATAAATCAATAGTGCATTATTAGCCATTTTCCCATCTTAATTATATGAAATGGGAGCTTTGAAGTTTGAACACACATGTCCATgcaaatattcattttctgttGTGGTGAAAGAAATGTCATGTTTTGACAGTTTGTGTGAATGCTTAGGTGCAAGGACATATTGCAAGACTCAGACGGCAGTTGAGTTTGATTGACGGACAGCAGCAGCAACTCAAAACAGCATCTGATATGTAAATGTTCATTGTATCTCATGAAAGATATTACGGTTTTACCATACGGAGAATCTAAAAATTAAGAGTTCTTTATCAGTCATATATAATGAGTGATACCTTGATCTCTTGGTTCGCTCTGCTGAAGGGGATTTTGTACTTTCCCATTTTCAGCTCCTTGCTGCAAGTTTTTTCAAGatgaaaataacaatttattcACATTGAGAAGCAGTAAATAATCATTTGTCTTTCTCAAGCTTAATTAAGAATGTACTTACACTTTAAAACAGTTTGTGGTGTGTGTTCATTCAGTCTTacttacatatttatattgcAAACAGATTTTGatttccttcattttcatttccctttttttgttGGAAGCTAGCTCATAGTGGCTCTGAGTGCAATACATTTGGTTCTGCACGGAGATGATATTCGTAGAACTACTATACATATTGATGCGCGTGCATAGTGCCTAATGATACTGAATAAGTATCTGTATCTTTAGGATTATTTGCCCTATCCTTGTGGGTTGGGTTGTGATCTCTCTCTATCACACCCTGTTGATTAAGTTGGGGATGATAAATCTATAAAAGTCAGGCGAatctttattgattaaaaaaatcagtttGTCTTACTGAGACGATTAGAGTGACCTACCTATGCATGGACTGTAACTGGATAAGTTTTGTTCCTATTCTGCATCATTGAGTTCATGTGGAGGTGTTTATGGATATTCTGATCCAGTTCTTGGTATAATACCTATTCTGTTACCCACCCCCGGAAAAGAAAATGTCTGTTGCTATAAGTATTTACTAGTCTGTATGTTTTCTCATGAAAAAGTAGATTGTTGAGTTCTTCCTTGTGCATTTGAAAAGTATTGGTTATCATTCTATTCTCTTGTGTTATAGGCGCTGTGGAAAAACTGAGACATTTTGCATGTTTCCTCGTGCATGGATTTGATATGTCGGACTTCCTGTACTAACTATTGTACCGTCCGTGAAATTATTGTAAATGGAACTGTACATCAAATCAGAAAACTTGCTGGACATCGTACTTTGGGATTTGACTAACCTAGGTGCAAGGAAGTTGCATCATTAATACAAAGTGTGAATTGAACATGATAATGTTTTCCAGTGGGCTTCATAGTGCCAAATATCGAATGCTCcatattcttttaaaagtaTTGGTTCCTGAGGCTTCCATGGGGTCATAAGTAATTGCCATTTGCTCGATAGATGTAAATATACGTTCCACTGCCTAGGTGATACTCTTCTGGTAAACTTAAGATATGAATGTGTATATGGTATTCACAGCGTAATGGTTTCTGCAGATTTTTACTAATCTTACCATCTTTCTTTGCCTTCTTAAGTACATATCTTCTGACTATAagttatatgaaaatattaactGGAATGTGTAGCTTCCATGCCATATCACATCCATTCATATTGGTATGTCTCAGAGTTCCTTTGAAGTCTTGGTGCATTTGCTGTAAAGAGTAACTTCTGTGCATCAAATATTGATAGACTTAAATGTTGTGCCATTTCCACTCATCTACTCATTGTTGCTAGGCTCCATCTGATGAGCGGCATTTCAGGTAACAGATCACTATCCTTCAATATTAGAGTTGATTTCAATATCATTTTTGTGGGTCCCTGATATAACCCTGGCACATTCTCATGTTTCTCAGATGCTATGACATGTCTAGGGATCTATTAATTGTTTTCAACTTATGGGTTGGAAATCCAAGCTTCTTGTGCTCTAAGGTCTTTTGAAATGAAGTACTTTCTGACTTCTGAGCTGTTGTTAGGCCCCAGTTGTCTTTGAATAATGGCCCCTCCAGATGCAACCCATTCTGGTATATCGTCACGAATTTCTTTCTATCTACTTCCGTGCCCTAAATTCTGTTTCTTGCTAGTTTATTACAAAATCTGTGACCCGACTCTATCTAGAACTTGATTATATTCCTAGTTTGTTGCTCTATGTATGGTTTACCTCGGATTTCTTGCAACAAGCATGAGCCAAGCACGTGGGTTGGGAGTTGTTTTGGAGGGTGGGTCTGTCTTAAAGAGTTGAGTTAAGCTAACTGTTTCAAGTAGTTGGGAGTAATATCCAAGAAAGTAGCTCTAGAGAAAGAGTAACATGGGCTTCATGTGCTATAGGGATTTCTATGTCACTTTCTACTTGGAATTAAAAGGGAAAATCGGTTGATGTATTAGTTTCTCCTTCGGAGCACCTCAATTTTATTGGTCTATAGAAAAATACTCGAGGGACCACTAACGGGCGATCCCCCTCTTTTCATCTTCCCtcaccacacacacacacacttagTGTCCATGCTGAGTGTGTAAGGTAAAATTAcattacacacacacaaaccTTAACTGCACCTGTTTCTGGAACATGGGATTCCaccatattatattttcagcTAGACTTGATCTACCTACCATTTTGTATATACTTAAATGGTTTCTATGAGTAGtttgtattatttatttttactattgtAATGGTATATAATAGCCCAAGTCATTCTTGAACTCTCTTATATGcaataaattagtgaaaagGGGAGACTACAGATATGGTGGAGCTGTGATCCCCAATTCCTAGTGcttttggagagagaataattttgAGGATACAAAAAGATGTACTGTCAAGGACTTGAGGGGATATAACATAATGAGAAGATATTGcaacatttaatattattagaaaTTATTTAGAAATGTTTTTCTGAGCCTTGGAACATGCAGATATAGCTTTCTTTCATTTCCCTGTGGGCATAG
The nucleotide sequence above comes from Salvia hispanica cultivar TCC Black 2014 chromosome 5, UniMelb_Shisp_WGS_1.0, whole genome shotgun sequence. Encoded proteins:
- the LOC125188350 gene encoding transcription initiation factor TFIID subunit 14b translates to MPQKNGAEQSDASGSMPKSQRTKIIKSSDDSEKKNLAKKIKDTEICVPIVYGNIAFWLGKKASEYQSHKWTVYVRGSTNEDLGVVVKRAVFQLHSSFNNPTRIIDSPPFELSESGWGEFEIAITLHFHSDVSDKPLHLFHHLKLYPEDESGPLSTKKPVVVESYDEVVISEPSEALFARLQHHPAVIVPRLPAGFTLPPVPIEDLENRNRGGTKDHNPLNQWFSKFSEADELLRLAAAREQVQGHIARLRRQLSLIDGQQQQLKTASDM